GATGTCGCGCATTGACCTGCGCGATACCCTGCATAAACAGGTGAAAATGGCGGTCAAGGAAGGGGCGAAACTTGTTTTGGTGGGAGTTCAAAACCGCGCCAACCCGGCGCCTGGTATCCGCCTATCCTTCTGACGGACGTCACGCCGGAAATGGCGTGTTTCCGGGAGGAGCTCTTTGACCCTGTTGCCTGCGTGATTGTCGCGAAAGATACGGATGACGCCATCAAATTGGCTAATGACAGTGATTTCGGCCTGTCATTCAGCCTTTGGACGAAAGATCTCGCAAAAGCTGAGCGATTGGCGGGCGAAATTGAAGCCGGGGCTGTCAATAATAAGGGGCCAAGCTCCGACCCGAACCTCCTGATCGGCGGGATCAAGGCGAGTGGTTACGGGTGGGAACTGACCGAGTTCGGCCTGCTGGAATTTATGAATATCAAACCTGTCTGGGCCGCCGCTTAGCCGGTTTAAGGCAACGCAAAGGATCGGCCATTTTACGGGCCGATCAGGCGCGGACCCGTGGCATGTTACGTGATGCCGCCCATTTTACATATAACGCCCCATTCTTCCGCTGTTATCGGCGCGACAGAGAGGCGGGATTGCCGCAGAAGGGCCATTTCAGAAAGTGCCGGTGTGGCTTTTATCTGGGCGAGGATGACGGGCCGCGCCATGGGTTTCACCGTGCGCACATCGACGCACACCCATCTCGGGTCATCGGAAGTCGGGTCCGGATAGGCAGTGCGCACGATTTCAACAATGCCGCGAATCGCCTTCTCTGTCATGGAATGATAAAAAAGGCTCGGTGGCCTCTCTCCATCGCGGCCAGATTATTGCGCGCCTGAAAATTGCGGACGCCGGTCCAGGGCTCAACGTTGTTGTGACATTGCATATCCCAGGAAAACGTAGCAGGCTCAGACTTGATCAACCAGTATTTCATGCGCTTCCTGACAGCGCGGCGAGGGCCGCGCTTGATTGCTGATGCGATGACAACCGCCCCTTTCCTGGACTCAGGCCGATTTCTTCAGCCTGAATCTGCGCCATTGTGACCGCTTTATGTGGCCAATCAAGGGGTGAATCATGTATGCGATATTCTGTACGTGTATATCGTGAGTTTCGTTTGAAAACCATTACGAACATTTCTCCCGACGAATCGTCCGCCCAACGCCCTAAAGTGATGGAGCGCTTCGCCAATCCGGGCCGATTTATCCGGGTGACGCAATGGCTCCTCCCCCTTCTGACCATTGCGGGCATCATCACGCTTGCCATCGGGCTTGGCTGGGCGCTGATTTTCGCACCGGCCGACTGGCAGCAGGGTGAGACGGTGCGCATCATGTATATCCATGTCCCCATGGCGATATTGGCCTCGACCGGCTATTTCCTTCTAGCAATCTGCGGCGCGTCCTCCCTCGTCTGGCGACACCCTATCGCCAATATCGCCGCGCGGGAGATCGGGCCGATTGGCGCGACGGTTACTACGCTCTGCCTGATCACCGGCTCTCTCTGGGGTAAACCGATGTGGGGCACGTGGTGGGTCTGGGATGCGCGACTGACTTCTGTCCTGCTGCTGTTTTTCCTCTATATCGGCCATATTGCGCTGATACGTGGTTTTGATGATGCGCAACGTGGCTATCGCGCCGCTTCCATTCTCGCGCTGGCCGGAGTGGTTGATCTGCCGATCATCAAATTCAGCGTCAATTGGTGGAACACATTGCACCAGCCTGACAGCATCACCCTGACACATGCGCCCGCCATGTCCCTTTCCATGCTGATGCCACTCGCCATCTGTATGGTCGGGTTTTTTCTTGGTTTCGCAGCGCTCGTGACAGGGCAGGTCAGGGCCGCCCTCCTCGAAATCAAATGGCGACGCGCGCGCTTCTCAGACAGATATGCGCCATCCGATGAAGAGGCGAACGCGCCAGCCACAACGGCGCACGCTGTGATGAGGGAGGAGGGATGACCAGCACCCACATTGCCTTTATCATTGCCGCTTACGGGCTGACAGTCGGAACACTGGCCACGCAGGCGCTTTTATGTTGGCGACGGCTGCGCTGCGTCCAAAGTCGGTTGCGGATGCGTAAGCCTCATCAGCCGCATCAATTGTGAGGCTGGAGCACCGAAATGTCTGAACGTGATGCCCCTTATCAAGGGCGGTCGGCCCGTCAGCGGCGTCGTTACGCCCGCAAGCCCCATCGCCTATGGATTATGCTGCTCTGCCTCATCTACCTCGCGGCGGCTTCGGCGCTTGTGCTGCGGGCTTTCTCATCCAGCATCGTTTTTTTTATGGCGCCATCGCAAGCGCTTGAGCACCCGCCACGTCCTGACCAATCGATCCGTTTGGGGGGCATGGTGGTCGCAGGCAGTCTCAAGCGATCTGTCGGGCCGAACGCCACGCCGGTAAATCAGTTTGACGTGACAGACGGGCAAAAAGCCGTCACGATCATTTATCGCGGCGTTCTGCCTGACCTGTTCCGTGAGGGTCAGAGCGTCGTCGCCATTGGCGTGATGACAGCGGATAAAAACCTGCAAGCCTCTGAAGTCCTCGCCAAACATGATGAAACCTACATGCCGAAGGAAGTCGCCGAAGCCCTGCGTAAAAGCGGCAAATGGGACCCGCGCTTCGGTAAACCACCGCGTGCGGAGGAATGGGACATGATGACAAAATCCCAGACCCGAAAGTCGATTGCACAGGCTGAACATGCATCTCATTGATCTTCTGACTCGTCTCAGCTTCGGCGCTGAGGCCGGGTGTTACTCTTTGGCGCTTGCCTGTGTCGCAGCATTCCTGCAATGCGTTATTGGCCTCTGGGGTGCAGGGCGCGGCGATGCGCGCCTCATGCATTTCACCTCGCTGCTAGCAGCGGCGCAACTCGTCGCCCTGCTGCTTGCTTTTCTGGCATTGATATTCAGCGCCGTCACGGATGATTTCTCAGTCCGCAATATCGTTGAGAATTCGGCGCGTGACAAACCGCTTCTCTATAAAATAACCGGGGTCTGGGGTAATCATGAGGGGTCCATTCTCCTCTGGGCACTCATATTGACCTTTTGCGGCATGTCCGTCGTTGCTTTCGGGCATCATCTGCCCAGCCGTCTCAAATCCCGTGTCATCGCCATATTGGGCGGCGTGTCGACCGGCTTCCTGCTTTTCTGCGTGACGACATCCAACCCGTTTGACCGCATCAACACCACGCCACCTTTGGACGGGTTCGGGATGAATCCGCTTTTGCAGGATCCCGGGCTTGCTTTCCACCCGCCTGTTCTCTATGCCGGCTATGTTGGGTTTGCCGTGCCTTTTGCCTTTGCGGTCGCGACGCTGATCGGTGGGCGCATTGATGCGGTCTGGGGGCGATGGGTGCGGCCCTGGGCACTGGGTGCCTGGTGCTTCCTGACCTGTGGCATCGCCATGGGCTCCTGGTGGTCTTATTATGTTTTGGGTTGGGGCGGATATTGGTTCTGGGACCCGGTTGAAAACGCCTCCCTTATCCCATGGCTGGCCGGGACGGCGCTGGTCCATTCCGCCATCGTGGTTGAGAAACGTGAGGCGCTGAAAGTCTGGACGATCCTCCTCGCCATCGCGACATTCTCATTTTCCCTCTCGGGGACATTCCTCGTCCGCTCGGGCATTCTCAACTCCGTCCATGCCTTTGCCAATGACCCGGCACGGGGGATTTTCATCCTTCTCCTTCTGGCCCTCGTTATTGGCACCGCCCTCGCCCTTTTTGCCTGGCGCGCGCCCAATCTCGTGGATGACGGGCATTTCATGCCGATCTCGCGGGAGGGGGCGTTGATCCTGAACAACATCCTGCTTTGCACCATTTGCGCGATCGTCCTTGTCGGGACGATGTATCCGCCCTTTATGCAGATTCTTACGGGCAGGACGTTATCCGTCGGCAAACCGTTTTTCGACGCCACCACCATCCCGCTGATACTTCCCCTTATGGCCGTGATGGTCGCCGGGCCACTCCTCTCCTGGAAGCGTGGTTGGCTCCGCCCCATTTTCAGGCGATTACGCTGGACGTTTGTGCCGCTCATCCTCACGGCCGTGCTGGCATCCTGCCTTTTATCCGGCCCTCTGCCGACGATCTGTGCGATATTTGCTGTGTGGCTGATTCTCGGCAGCCTCACCGATATTGGAGGCCGCGTGGCGCTCGGCACATCCTGGCAGGGTCGATGGCAGCGCCTGCGCCACCTCCCCCTCTCAAGCTGGGGTACGGCTTTGGCGCATATGGGTGTTGCCATCACGGTGCTGGGGATTACCGGCATGTCGCAATCACAGCAGAAAATCACTGAAATGGCGGAGGGCGCGCATGTTGCTTTTAGCGGCTATGAGTGGACGCTTGGCAATATACGCCAGCAGAAAGAGAAGAATTTCGACGCGCTGATTGCGGATGTCGTCGTCACACGTCACGGACGTGTCGTCACGGTGCTTCATCCGGCCCGGCATGTCTTTGCGCGTCAGCGTCAAATGGTGACGGATGTGGCCATTTACACAAATATGCTTCAGGACCTTTATTGTGTGCTGAGTGACGCGCGGGAGGAGAAGGATGGGCAGATGCTTTTTATATTGCGCCTGCATGTCAACCCCCTTGCGCCGTGGATCTGGTTGGGTGGATTGGTCATGGCGATGGGAGGCGCACTCTCCCTATGTGATCGACGCCGGCGATTCGGCGCGCCGAATCGCCGTTTAAATCGTGATGCGGCGGTGACGATATGATGCCCGTTCAGAAACGGCGTCTTGTCATGTCGCTTCCCATCCTGATCGCTCTCGCGATGGGAGGTGGTTTCTGGGCGATGCTGTCGGGCATGCGTGAGGGGCGCTTTGACCCGCGCGCTGTCGAGACGCCCGCGACGACAAGGCTGATCCCCGATTTTGACCTGCCGGGACTGATGCCGGACGAACCCCGATTGCGCCGCGCCATTTTGATGACACGGTCCAAACCGGTCCTGATCAATTTCTTTGCCTCATGGTGCATCCCCTGCATCACCGAGCTGCCAGAACTCCATAAATTGAGTCGGGATGTGATAATCTGGGGCATTGCCTATAAGGACCGGCCTGAAAATGCCCGTGCCCTCGTATTGCGCAATAACAAGCCCTATGAAATGATAGCACAGGATGTGGATGGGAATTTCGGAATCCAGATGGGAATCAATGGCGTGCCGGAGAGTTTTCTGGTCATGCCCAACGGGCGCATCATCTGGCATGATTCAGCGCCCATCACCTCAGAAACAATCAGGACCGTCATTCGCCCTCTGCTGAAAGCTGCGCGATGATGCGCTGTCTCCTGCTGATCTGCCTCCTGATGGTTACGATTTCCCCGGCCTTCGCGGTCGATGATCCGCGTGAACTCCTGCCTAACCCGGCGCAGGAAAGGATGGCCGAAAGGATCGATGCGGAGCTCAGGTGCCTTGTCTGCCAGAATGAGTCGATTGAGGATAGCTCTGCCTCTCTAGCGCGCGACCTGCGCCGTGTCGTGCGACAGCAAGTGGCGCAGGGGAAAAGCCGAGACGACATCTTGGCCTGGATGACAGGCCGCTACGGGGATTTTGTGCGCCTCAAGCCGCGCCTGACGGCGGCGACGGCGTTACTCTGGTTGACACCCATCATGGCCCTCGCGCTGGGACTTGTCCTCGCCAGCCGCATCTTCCGCCATCATAAGGAAACGGCGCCTTTGACGGATGAAGAACGCGCCCGTCTGGAGATCCTGCTGCAAAGCCGCGCGCCCACAAACCATGGCGGAGGCGGGGCCGAAAAATGACGATTGCGCTTTACATCATCCTGACGCTTTTATGCCTCTCACCTTTGCTTCTGGGACTGCTGAAACGCCAAAGACGGGAAACGGTCCCCTCCACCACGGATTCTGAACAGGCATTTTATGCCGCGCAATTGGACGCCCTTGAGGAGGAAAAACGCGCACGGCACCTTAATGACGTTGAGGCCAGGGATATGCAGATGGAAATCGCGCGGCGTCTCCTGCGCGCTAAAACCACGGAGCGTGCCCCGTCTCAACCCGTCTCCTGGCGGGTGATCGCTGCGATTTCCCTTCTGCTCCCAACGTTCGGCACCGCTTTATATCTCTATAAAGGTGAGCCAGGTTATGGGCCGCAATCAGCCTCAACCCCGCAAAGCGAGATTGACCCGCAAATGCGCCCCGTCATCGCTCGGCTTGAAAAGCAGGTCGCGGTCATTCAGCCGGATGACCCTGCTTATATCAAACTGCACCTTCTTCTGGCGGCCGTGCGTGAGAAGCAAAATCGACTGCTGGAGGCTTTGGCCCTGTATCGTGCGGCGCTTCACGTTCAGTTCGAGGCGCTTCTCGCTATTCACGTTGCGGACCTTCAGTCACAACTGGATAACCGCATTGATGAGCAAAGTTTGCGACTTTATGAGCGCGCCTTGGATGCCGCCCCAAAGGATGCGCCCTGGCGTCTGGAAGTGCAGAAACGCATCGCCCAGGGCGAGCATGATACGCAGCCCGCACCATGACGCGCTCTGAAACCGGCTGTAAGAACCGTGGTGCCGTTCTCTTCAAGAATCGCTTCAGGCCGCGCGCTCAAGACAATACTGTTGAGGCGCGTGTTTTCCTCTGCCCCGTCTGCCATGAGGAGATCTGGCAATCAGCGGAGGCCTGTCCGCATTGCCGCAGTCGGCGAATTTTCGGCCCGACATATTGGGAAAGCGGTATAGCGATAGGGATTGGCGTAGCAGCAGGTCTTTTTTACAGTCTGACAATTCTTAATCGAGTCTCATGGGCGTTTCCATGCGCGGCCGTCGGTGCCATGGTCGGGTTTTACGTGGCACAGATACGTTT
This DNA window, taken from Acetobacteraceae bacterium, encodes the following:
- a CDS encoding aldehyde dehydrogenase family protein; the encoded protein is MLLTDVTPEMACFREELFDPVACVIVAKDTDDAIKLANDSDFGLSFSLWTKDLAKAERLAGEIEAGAVNNKGPSSDPNLLIGGIKASGYGWELTEFGLLEFMNIKPVWAAA
- a CDS encoding heme ABC transporter permease yields the protein MERFANPGRFIRVTQWLLPLLTIAGIITLAIGLGWALIFAPADWQQGETVRIMYIHVPMAILASTGYFLLAICGASSLVWRHPIANIAAREIGPIGATVTTLCLITGSLWGKPMWGTWWVWDARLTSVLLLFFLYIGHIALIRGFDDAQRGYRAASILALAGVVDLPIIKFSVNWWNTLHQPDSITLTHAPAMSLSMLMPLAICMVGFFLGFAALVTGQVRAALLEIKWRRARFSDRYAPSDEEANAPATTAHAVMREEG
- the ccmE gene encoding cytochrome c maturation protein CcmE; the protein is MSERDAPYQGRSARQRRRYARKPHRLWIMLLCLIYLAAASALVLRAFSSSIVFFMAPSQALEHPPRPDQSIRLGGMVVAGSLKRSVGPNATPVNQFDVTDGQKAVTIIYRGVLPDLFREGQSVVAIGVMTADKNLQASEVLAKHDETYMPKEVAEALRKSGKWDPRFGKPPRAEEWDMMTKSQTRKSIAQAEHASH
- a CDS encoding heme lyase CcmF/NrfE family subunit, whose product is MHLIDLLTRLSFGAEAGCYSLALACVAAFLQCVIGLWGAGRGDARLMHFTSLLAAAQLVALLLAFLALIFSAVTDDFSVRNIVENSARDKPLLYKITGVWGNHEGSILLWALILTFCGMSVVAFGHHLPSRLKSRVIAILGGVSTGFLLFCVTTSNPFDRINTTPPLDGFGMNPLLQDPGLAFHPPVLYAGYVGFAVPFAFAVATLIGGRIDAVWGRWVRPWALGAWCFLTCGIAMGSWWSYYVLGWGGYWFWDPVENASLIPWLAGTALVHSAIVVEKREALKVWTILLAIATFSFSLSGTFLVRSGILNSVHAFANDPARGIFILLLLALVIGTALALFAWRAPNLVDDGHFMPISREGALILNNILLCTICAIVLVGTMYPPFMQILTGRTLSVGKPFFDATTIPLILPLMAVMVAGPLLSWKRGWLRPIFRRLRWTFVPLILTAVLASCLLSGPLPTICAIFAVWLILGSLTDIGGRVALGTSWQGRWQRLRHLPLSSWGTALAHMGVAITVLGITGMSQSQQKITEMAEGAHVAFSGYEWTLGNIRQQKEKNFDALIADVVVTRHGRVVTVLHPARHVFARQRQMVTDVAIYTNMLQDLYCVLSDAREEKDGQMLFILRLHVNPLAPWIWLGGLVMAMGGALSLCDRRRRFGAPNRRLNRDAAVTI
- a CDS encoding redoxin domain-containing protein, with product MSLPILIALAMGGGFWAMLSGMREGRFDPRAVETPATTRLIPDFDLPGLMPDEPRLRRAILMTRSKPVLINFFASWCIPCITELPELHKLSRDVIIWGIAYKDRPENARALVLRNNKPYEMIAQDVDGNFGIQMGINGVPESFLVMPNGRIIWHDSAPITSETIRTVIRPLLKAAR
- a CDS encoding cytochrome c-type biogenesis protein, with product MMRCLLLICLLMVTISPAFAVDDPRELLPNPAQERMAERIDAELRCLVCQNESIEDSSASLARDLRRVVRQQVAQGKSRDDILAWMTGRYGDFVRLKPRLTAATALLWLTPIMALALGLVLASRIFRHHKETAPLTDEERARLEILLQSRAPTNHGGGGAEK
- the ccmI gene encoding c-type cytochrome biogenesis protein CcmI, which codes for MTIALYIILTLLCLSPLLLGLLKRQRRETVPSTTDSEQAFYAAQLDALEEEKRARHLNDVEARDMQMEIARRLLRAKTTERAPSQPVSWRVIAAISLLLPTFGTALYLYKGEPGYGPQSASTPQSEIDPQMRPVIARLEKQVAVIQPDDPAYIKLHLLLAAVREKQNRLLEALALYRAALHVQFEALLAIHVADLQSQLDNRIDEQSLRLYERALDAAPKDAPWRLEVQKRIAQGEHDTQPAP